A stretch of Metabacillus sp. FJAT-52054 DNA encodes these proteins:
- a CDS encoding GNAT family N-acetyltransferase has translation MIRPLLSEDASRHLELLIALDQQTDTMLYEHGERSTDAGDYRNKLDANLNKQLFIWISEDQDVYHGHLAVIPCQLNRNRHKASVVIGLLPKYQNMGIGGKLMDAALEWSMNQGLHRLELTVMTHNEPAIALYKRKKFAIEGTVRHSLLVNGEWVDEYIMGRLL, from the coding sequence ATGATTAGACCTCTTCTTTCAGAAGATGCATCTAGGCACCTTGAGCTTTTGATTGCATTGGATCAGCAAACAGATACCATGCTGTATGAGCATGGAGAGCGTTCCACAGATGCAGGTGATTATCGGAATAAGCTTGATGCTAATCTTAATAAACAATTGTTCATATGGATTAGCGAGGATCAGGATGTTTATCATGGACATCTTGCAGTAATACCCTGTCAGCTGAATAGAAACCGTCATAAAGCATCCGTCGTAATAGGCTTGCTTCCTAAATATCAAAACATGGGCATTGGCGGTAAATTAATGGATGCTGCGCTCGAATGGAGTATGAATCAGGGGCTTCATCGTCTGGAGCTGACCGTTATGACACATAACGAGCCCGCCATCGCTCTTTATAAAAGGAAGAAGTTTGCGATCGAAGGAACAGTAAGGCATTCTTTGCTTGTAAATGGGGAATGGGTTGACGAATACATAATGGGGAGACTGCTATGA
- a CDS encoding sigma-70 family RNA polymerase sigma factor, translating to MNYSQLLERYKPMILHLLKRLSIYRNHEEFFQTACIALWEASNQYMPSKGSMDAYFYLYIKGKLMNEMTRQNRLSEREDLKDDFSYAEDCHILKETEDQFDWGELEKDLTLNQKKWMHGYAYLGLTITEIASLEGVTPAAVKSWRRDALRKLKKQLTK from the coding sequence TTGAACTATTCACAACTGCTTGAACGATATAAACCAATGATATTACATTTACTGAAAAGGCTGTCTATCTACAGGAATCATGAGGAATTCTTCCAGACTGCTTGTATCGCCCTTTGGGAGGCTTCTAATCAATACATGCCCTCAAAAGGATCAATGGATGCCTATTTTTATTTGTATATTAAAGGAAAGCTCATGAACGAAATGACTCGCCAAAACCGGCTTTCAGAAAGAGAGGATCTAAAGGACGATTTCAGTTATGCAGAGGATTGCCATATTTTAAAAGAAACCGAAGATCAATTTGACTGGGGGGAACTGGAGAAAGATCTTACTCTTAATCAAAAGAAGTGGATGCATGGATATGCCTATCTTGGACTTACCATTACAGAAATCGCAAGTCTTGAGGGTGTCACACCTGCTGCTGTAAAGAGCTGGAGAAGAGATGCACTGAGAAAACTGAAAAAACAGCTTACAAAATAA
- a CDS encoding GNAT family protein → MKFPELNTERLRLKEITQENAGDLLQIFSRKDVLQYYGMEPLRELAEAKLLAKRFFDGWHNETSIRWGMEYNEQLIGTIGYHNWNKTHKRAEIGYEIHPDFWRMGLGSEALQAAVEFGFKTLGLHRIGATVRSENKASLMILEKFGFEREGILRGYQHSGGAFYDLVMLSIVAGAEGETGFVSA, encoded by the coding sequence ATGAAATTTCCTGAACTGAATACTGAGAGATTGCGATTAAAAGAGATTACGCAAGAAAATGCCGGGGATTTACTGCAGATTTTCTCAAGGAAAGATGTTCTTCAATATTATGGAATGGAACCACTGAGAGAACTGGCAGAAGCAAAACTGCTGGCAAAACGTTTTTTTGACGGCTGGCATAATGAAACTTCGATCCGCTGGGGCATGGAGTACAATGAACAGCTAATCGGCACCATCGGATACCATAACTGGAACAAAACACATAAGCGGGCGGAAATCGGCTATGAAATTCACCCTGATTTCTGGAGAATGGGATTGGGCTCTGAGGCATTGCAAGCAGCCGTCGAATTCGGATTCAAGACACTAGGTCTCCATCGGATCGGTGCCACCGTCCGTTCAGAAAACAAAGCCTCACTTATGATACTGGAGAAATTCGGGTTTGAGAGAGAAGGAATACTGAGAGGATACCAGCATAGCGGAGGAGCATTTTACGATTTGGTGATGCTTTCAATCGTTGCAGGGGCAGAAGGAGAAACGGGTTTCGTTTCAGCATAA
- a CDS encoding peptidoglycan-binding protein, whose translation MIRKTTALIGVCLLGTAIFAPSKGEAALGDQLLHKGMSNGDVKELQSYLMTKQVYPYYDNTGNYGTITEEAVRDFQSKAGIKTDGVAGPQTIAKIKVLKPGNIGKPVADLQNKLKAWGTYSGSADGIYGKGTKSAVSKFQSGKGLSADGIAGPRTLNELNKRVNPASGAVKEVTVHSTAYTASCQGCSGVTKMGIDLNRFEESKVIAVDPNVIPLGSTVEVEGYGKAVAGDIGGAINGSEIDVFFKDLNEAMNWGSRQVKVKVYQ comes from the coding sequence ATGATAAGAAAAACCACGGCTTTAATAGGAGTTTGTCTTTTAGGAACAGCGATTTTTGCCCCGTCTAAAGGGGAGGCAGCTTTAGGAGATCAGCTGCTTCATAAAGGTATGTCTAATGGGGATGTTAAAGAACTTCAAAGCTACTTGATGACTAAACAAGTCTATCCTTATTACGATAATACAGGAAACTATGGGACAATCACAGAAGAAGCTGTTCGTGATTTTCAAAGTAAAGCAGGCATAAAAACAGATGGAGTGGCCGGCCCTCAAACCATTGCAAAAATTAAAGTACTTAAGCCAGGAAACATTGGCAAGCCTGTTGCTGATTTGCAAAACAAGCTAAAAGCATGGGGTACATATTCAGGATCAGCGGATGGAATATACGGGAAGGGTACGAAAAGCGCTGTGTCTAAATTTCAATCCGGTAAAGGTCTGTCAGCGGACGGAATTGCTGGACCAAGAACGTTAAATGAACTGAACAAAAGAGTAAATCCGGCCTCGGGTGCAGTGAAAGAAGTAACTGTTCACAGTACAGCCTATACCGCGAGCTGCCAGGGCTGTTCAGGAGTGACTAAAATGGGAATCGATTTGAACCGTTTTGAGGAATCCAAAGTGATTGCAGTGGATCCTAATGTGATCCCGCTTGGCTCAACCGTTGAAGTTGAGGGATATGGTAAAGCTGTCGCAGGTGACATAGGCGGAGCAATTAATGGAAGTGAGATTGATGTTTTCTTTAAAGATCTCAATGAAGCAATGAATTGGGGAAGCAGACAAGTAAAAGTTAAAGTGTATCAGTAA
- a CDS encoding SDR family oxidoreductase: MKVLIAGANGSTGRLAIEKAIEQGYQPIAMIRDPKQADELEHKGAQTVIADLEGDVSEAVQQADAVIFAAGSGSSTGDDKTIAIDQDGAIKLIDAAKKHNVKKIVMLSSIGTDAPERAPEEMKLYLRSKAVADEYLRNAEIPYTIVRPGALSDDEGSGKIAASKSVNPEGSIPREDVAEVLVACLSEPSTQNQTFEIISGDRSISEAIQSIM, from the coding sequence ATGAAAGTATTAATAGCAGGTGCCAATGGAAGCACAGGACGATTGGCTATAGAAAAAGCAATAGAACAAGGCTACCAGCCGATTGCTATGATTCGTGATCCTAAGCAGGCGGATGAGCTTGAACATAAAGGAGCTCAGACTGTAATTGCGGATTTAGAAGGAGACGTATCAGAAGCTGTTCAGCAAGCGGATGCTGTTATTTTTGCGGCTGGTTCAGGTTCAAGTACCGGTGATGATAAGACAATCGCCATTGATCAGGACGGAGCTATTAAACTGATTGATGCAGCTAAAAAACATAACGTAAAAAAAATTGTCATGCTGAGTTCAATCGGTACGGACGCGCCTGAAAGGGCTCCTGAAGAGATGAAGCTTTATCTGCGGTCCAAGGCCGTTGCGGATGAGTATCTGAGAAATGCTGAAATCCCTTATACCATTGTCCGTCCCGGAGCACTTTCAGATGACGAAGGTTCAGGAAAAATTGCAGCCTCCAAGTCTGTAAACCCAGAAGGTTCCATTCCGCGTGAAGATGTTGCAGAGGTGCTAGTCGCTTGTTTAAGTGAACCATCTACACAAAATCAAACCTTTGAAATTATCAGCGGAGACCGCAGCATTTCTGAAGCAATTCAATCGATTATGTAA
- a CDS encoding patatin family protein — protein sequence MEQTGLVLEGGGMRGVYTAGVLEYFMENELYFPYVIGVSAGACMAASYLSRQMDRNRTVNIDYAGDPKYLSLQNYIRSRQLFGMDYIFDEIPNRLVPFDFEAFSNNPEQLVIGTTDCETGKPVYFDKPETMGDLLTIIRASSSLPFIAPMVPFRGKMLMDGGIVDSIPLKKAEQDGIERNVVVLTRNKGYVKSQPKAQWMVKRTLRKHPLLAKAILERYRMYNDTLSYIDEQEAKGHIFVIRPSKRLEVGRIERDPVKLDALYRQGIEDAKRLLEDLQTWLAKSGQPISK from the coding sequence GTGGAACAAACAGGTTTAGTGCTGGAAGGCGGCGGTATGAGAGGTGTCTATACCGCAGGAGTTTTAGAGTATTTTATGGAAAATGAACTTTATTTCCCATATGTAATTGGGGTATCAGCAGGGGCTTGTATGGCCGCTTCATATTTATCAAGGCAAATGGACCGAAACCGGACAGTTAATATTGACTATGCTGGGGATCCGAAGTATTTATCCCTTCAAAATTATATTAGAAGCAGACAGCTGTTTGGCATGGATTATATTTTTGATGAGATACCGAATCGGCTCGTTCCTTTTGATTTTGAGGCATTCTCCAATAACCCTGAGCAGCTGGTAATAGGAACGACGGATTGTGAAACAGGCAAACCTGTTTATTTTGACAAGCCTGAGACGATGGGGGATTTGTTAACGATTATCCGCGCTTCAAGCTCACTTCCATTTATTGCACCGATGGTTCCTTTTCGAGGAAAAATGCTCATGGATGGAGGCATTGTCGATTCCATTCCACTCAAAAAGGCGGAACAGGATGGGATTGAAAGAAATGTCGTGGTGCTTACTAGAAATAAGGGGTATGTGAAATCTCAGCCAAAAGCCCAATGGATGGTTAAACGGACCCTCAGAAAGCATCCTCTGCTCGCAAAAGCCATCCTTGAACGTTACAGAATGTATAATGACACCCTTTCGTATATAGATGAACAGGAAGCGAAAGGGCATATTTTCGTCATCCGTCCGTCAAAAAGGCTCGAGGTTGGAAGAATTGAACGAGACCCTGTAAAACTGGATGCTTTATACAGACAGGGAATAGAGGATGCGAAAAGATTATTAGAGGATCTTCAAACATGGCTTGCTAAAAGCGGGCAGCCAATATCAAAGTAA
- a CDS encoding DUF2187 family protein, whose product MKIAKVGNLIEFKNGLRGIVEKVNENSVIVDLTYMENFLDLELERRTVVNHKNYKILKES is encoded by the coding sequence ATGAAGATTGCTAAAGTTGGAAACCTTATTGAATTTAAAAACGGCTTGCGTGGTATTGTTGAGAAGGTGAACGAAAATTCAGTAATCGTTGATTTAACGTATATGGAGAATTTTCTTGACCTTGAACTTGAAAGACGCACAGTCGTAAATCATAAAAACTATAAGATCCTCAAGGAATCCTAA